One part of the Acetoanaerobium sticklandii genome encodes these proteins:
- a CDS encoding redox-sensing transcriptional repressor Rex, protein MSKKVSMAVIRRLPKYHRYLADLLDKEVYRISSKELSEIIGFTASQIRQDLNNFGGFGQQGYGYNVEELYNELSKILGLDKSYNTIILGAGNLGQALANYSGFRRSGFKVKALFDINPRLVGIKIQDLEVMDVEKMEEFIKKEDITIAVICTPKEKAQESANKLIEYGIKGIWNFAPMDITVPENIKVEEVNLSESLYVLSYMLNDGLM, encoded by the coding sequence ATGTCTAAAAAAGTATCAATGGCTGTTATTAGGAGACTGCCTAAATATCACAGATATTTGGCTGATCTTTTGGATAAGGAAGTGTACAGAATTTCATCTAAGGAGCTTAGTGAAATTATAGGGTTTACAGCTTCGCAAATCAGGCAAGATCTTAATAACTTTGGAGGTTTTGGACAACAAGGATACGGCTACAATGTAGAAGAGCTATATAATGAGCTAAGCAAAATTTTGGGACTTGATAAATCTTACAACACAATAATTTTAGGAGCAGGAAACTTAGGACAGGCTCTTGCTAATTACAGTGGCTTTAGAAGATCTGGCTTTAAAGTAAAAGCCTTATTTGACATCAACCCTAGATTAGTAGGAATCAAAATCCAAGACCTAGAAGTAATGGATGTAGAAAAAATGGAAGAGTTTATTAAGAAGGAAGACATCACTATAGCAGTGATTTGTACTCCTAAAGAAAAAGCTCAAGAATCTGCCAACAAATTAATCGAGTACGGCATCAAAGGTATTTGGAATTTTGCACCTATGGACATCACTGTGCCAGAGAATATCAAGGTAGAAGAAGTAAATTTATCAGAAAGTTTATATGTGCTATCATATATGCTGAACGATGGTTTAATGTAA